One Nostoc sp. CENA543 genomic window, TGCGATCGCTCGTAACTATGCCAGATTTGGCATAGAATTAATGGCGTTTGACTTGACTACAGATATTCAAGTACCAGTGATTGCAGCTTTTGCAATTGACCGTTCCGGCGAAAGTCCAGCTTTAGTCACTGGCTTAGGATGTGATTTAGACGGTGCCACAGCCCTTCGCAAAGCTATCTTTGAAGTTTGTCAAATTCGCCCCCATGATATTAGCCGTATGCTGGCGGGAGATGGTGCCAATCTCCATCAATATCAAGATATCCAGGATTTAAAAGACCATAGTGCTTTCTTCTACACAACCGCAAGACTGGGGGAATTAGATTTTCTTCTACACCATAACCACGGGCGAGAAATTGCCGATTTACAGACTTGTAGGGACTACACAGAATCAGAAAGGTTGCAATCAGTGGTGCAGAAACTTCATCAAGTTGGTGCTGAAGCTTATTTAGTAGATGTCACCACCCCTGATGTCGCACCACTAGGTTTTCGGGTAGTACGGACGTTAGCCAGTGAATTAGTACCAATATATTTTGGCTATGGTCAAGAACCCTTGGGAACTCAGCGTTTGTTTACAGTTCCAGAACGTTTAGGCTACAGTCGCCCTCATCACCTAAATCCTTGCCCACATCCCCTAGATTGAATCGCCATTGACAATAGGAAATTGCATATCCCCCTAAACCCTTACACCCTTACACCCCTAAAACCCTACACCCTTACACCCCCATACCCTTCCCTACACCCTTTCCCTCCATGTACAAAGTCAACGAACCTCTAGAGTTAACCCTGCTTTACCATTTGAATTCCCCACCACCAGACGCTTATGCTCAACCAGTACCTGCTGGTGAAATGCGTTATTTACCAGATGCGCCCGTTTTAGAATTACCTCCAGTACCCAGGGATAATCATCTGGCAAGTTTGTTAAATAAACGTCGTTCAGTGCGTGCATTTCAAAATGTCCAGATGTCACAAACTGTACTGGCACAGTTACTAGATTCAGCCTGTGGAATTAATGGTCTGCGTCAGGTACAGAGTTACACCTATGAGGGCAGAAATGCTCCCTCAGCTGGTGGACTCTATCCTCTCGAAATGTTTGTATCTATACAGGAAGTTAATGATTTAGCTGCGGGTTTATATCACTATGAACCGCGTGGTCATGGTTTACATTGGGTGAACGAGTCAGTCCCCCATGACTTTATTACACCTCTATTAGATCAGGATTTTATTACTCACGCCAATGCCTTATTTATCCTGACTGGTGTGTTTATGCGATCGCTTTATAAGTATGGCACCAGAGGCTACCGTTTTGTTTTATTGGAAGCTGGTCATCAAGCTGAAAATATCTGTCTGATGGCTGTAGAGTTAGGACTTGGTAGTCTTTGTCTGGGGGGATTTCACGATTCCAGCATCAACCGTATTTTGGGTATTGATGGTCAGCGTCACGCCGCACTCTATTGTATTGCTGTTGGTACTGAAAAAGTTTAAACCCCCAACTTCAGTAAGAAATTGGGGGTTGAGAATGCTTGTAATTCTAATTTGCTTTATACCGTGCCAGGATAATCTTCACCGGATGAATAGCCTTCGGGTTGACCACCTTCTGCAAATCCACCAGGGCTGGCTTCCTTGAGGAATCCACTGTAAGCTTCCATACCGTGTTCGCCAATATCCAAGCCTTCCAGTTCTTCTTCTCTGGTGACGCGAATACCCAAAGTAGCTTTGAGAATTATCCAGAAAATGCTGGTAAGAAGTACAGTCATCCCACCAACGGAAATAGCACCTAAAAACTGTACACCTAACTGTCCAAAGCCACCACCAGCGAATAAACCCTTAGCAGGGCCAAGTCCCTCACCATACCAGGAATAAACACCAGGGCCAACAGACCACAAACCAACAGCCAAAGTACCCCAAACACCACAAACTAGGTGAACGGATGTAGCACCTACTGGGTCATCAATACCGAGTTTGTCAAAGAAGGTGACAGCAAAAACTACGATTACACCAGCTATTAAACCGATAATAAAGGCACTGGGAAGACTAACAAAGGCACAAGGGGCTGTAATTGCTACCAAGCCCGCCAGAATACCGTTGATAATCATTGATAGGTCTGGCTTACCCAAATACAACCAAGCGGTAGCAGTTGCTGCAATTCCACCGACTGCACCCGCCATGTTGGTTGTTAAGGCAATGTGAGTAATGGCATTGGGATCAGCCGCCATTGTTGAACCAGGGTTAAAACCAAACCAACCCAACCACAAAATCAAACAGCCTAGAGTGGCAATACTCATATTGTGACCAGGTAAAGCCACAACTTTACCGTCTTGATATTTACCAATACGGGGGCCAAGGAAAGCTGCTCCCATTAAAGCTGCCCAACCACCGGCTGAGTGAACTACTGTAGAGCCAGCAAAATCCCAGAATCCTTGTTTGTATAACCAACCACCACCCCAA contains:
- a CDS encoding SagB/ThcOx family dehydrogenase; the protein is MYKVNEPLELTLLYHLNSPPPDAYAQPVPAGEMRYLPDAPVLELPPVPRDNHLASLLNKRRSVRAFQNVQMSQTVLAQLLDSACGINGLRQVQSYTYEGRNAPSAGGLYPLEMFVSIQEVNDLAAGLYHYEPRGHGLHWVNESVPHDFITPLLDQDFITHANALFILTGVFMRSLYKYGTRGYRFVLLEAGHQAENICLMAVELGLGSLCLGGFHDSSINRILGIDGQRHAALYCIAVGTEKV
- a CDS encoding ammonium transporter, yielding MYKHKSKIKNRRFSTRNSAKSLHFKSKTDLFSLIKRLSPSWQACLPLACLIVLGWGYVAVAQTPAAGPTTAELKVALDTLWVAIAAFLVFFMNAGFCMLETGFCRQKNAVNVLAKNLIVFALATVAFWAIGFGLMFGDGNDFIGLNGFFLAGADNSPATAKEYQGVFSALNWAGVPLAAKFLFQLVFAGTAATIVSGAVAERIKFVDFLIFSLLLVGIAYPITGHWIWGGGWLYKQGFWDFAGSTVVHSAGGWAALMGAAFLGPRIGKYQDGKVVALPGHNMSIATLGCLILWLGWFGFNPGSTMAADPNAITHIALTTNMAGAVGGIAATATAWLYLGKPDLSMIINGILAGLVAITAPCAFVSLPSAFIIGLIAGVIVVFAVTFFDKLGIDDPVGATSVHLVCGVWGTLAVGLWSVGPGVYSWYGEGLGPAKGLFAGGGFGQLGVQFLGAISVGGMTVLLTSIFWIILKATLGIRVTREEELEGLDIGEHGMEAYSGFLKEASPGGFAEGGQPEGYSSGEDYPGTV